Proteins encoded within one genomic window of Drosophila willistoni isolate 14030-0811.24 chromosome XL unlocalized genomic scaffold, UCI_dwil_1.1 Seg141, whole genome shotgun sequence:
- the LOC6649264 gene encoding sentrin-specific protease 8, producing MPRNARRKRVEKRNNASGDAAEPTKGAGAGADGNNNNSSSSSLANVKSQEDLDEEIESGSGGGGGDHPRNNTKSSNGRNHNGGNGLSTSSRKVNAPSRADPIMLALTGNALRMSDVQLLHGPHWLNEAVINFYFTYLEEVKYKANDDFLFITPEMTQCMLYMDDKELQSILIGQYNAGRKPFIFFVLSDSRSTELGGCHWALLVASRPDNAFFHLDSYGGSNTVSSLELVTNIKDVLKMRQARFRNVRCLQQSNGYDCGIHVICMADQIADYVNRYESVDGVPPLQLDVVKAKRSELIKLVASLSGHV from the coding sequence ATGCCACGCAACGCACGTCGCAAGAGGGTAGAGAAACGTAATAATGCTTCAGGCGATGCAGCAGAACCGACCAaaggagctggagctggagctgatggcaacaacaacaacagcagcagcagcagcttggCCAATGTCAAATCCCAGGAGGATCTAGACGAGGAGATTGAaagcggcagcggcggcggtggcggtgaCCATCCGCGAAACAATACGAAATCATCGAATGGACGTAATCACAACGGTGGCAATGGCCTGAGCACATCGTCCCGCAAGGTGAATGCCCCCTCACGGGCCGATCCCATTATGCTGGCACTCACTGGCAACGCTTTGCGCATGAGTGACGTCCAATTGCTGCACGGTCCGCACTGGCTGAACGAGGCGGTGATTAATTTCTATTTCACCTATCTGGAAGAGGTCAAGTACAAGGCCAATGACGATTTCCTGTTCATCACACCGGAAATGACGCAATGCATGCTCTATATGGATGACAAGGAATTGCAATCGATATTGATTGGCCAGTATAATGCAGGACGTAAACCATTCATATTCTTTGTCCTATCCGATAGTCGTTCCACCGAGCTGGGCGGCTGCCATTGGGCATTGTTGGTCGCCTCAAGGCCAGATAATGCCTTCTTTCATTTGGATTCGTATGGTGGCAGCAATACCGTAAGCTCCCTGGAACTGGTGACCAATATCAAGGATGTGCTAAAAATGCGGCAGGCGCGTTTCCGTAATGTACGCTGTCTACAGCAGAGCAATGGCTACGATTGCGGCATCCATGTCATTTGCATGGCCGATCAAATTGCCGACTATGTCAATCGCTATGAGAGTGTAGATGGTGTGCCGCCGCTGCAATTGGATGTGGTCAAGGCTAAACGTTCGGAGCTAATTAAATTGGTCGCTTCGCTGAGTGGACATGTCTAA